Sequence from the Magallana gigas chromosome 4, xbMagGiga1.1, whole genome shotgun sequence genome:
TGGAGCCCCCAGTTGACAAACTAAGTTTAGTGTACAACGAGTGCAGAGTCTACAGAGAAcaggaaaaaaagagaaaaagggcTGAGAAATGGGAACTAGaccaagaaaaaagaaaagccCTTAGAGAACTAAAATTTAAACTGCTGAATGAAAGTTACAGAAAATTGACGAAAATCGAGGGAAATGACCTGGAACTTTTGAAGATGCTTCAGATCTGTCAGGTGATTGAAAAACTTAAGAAACTATAAACTgtctttttttgtaaaagaatattcattgatgttattcattgtaaatattcattgtaaatatcgttttttttgtaaaaagaaaaaagatggtGCTAAGGACGACGACGAATATTACTGGCATTTAAAAGTATCAGTTGAAAGATCGGAAATGGTTGGAAGAAGTTTTTATTTCCTTGGAGGTCAATTAGTGAAAAAGAGACACTGTTCAATCTAAAAAACATGTTCATTATATCTTTGTTATTTGTTCTTTATCATTcattgtttgaataaaaaatgttactgtTCAATTATGGTAGTTAttccttttttcaaaaaaaggaCCCTGGTCCTAAAAAATAACAActcttaaaattttttaaaatacatttttatttcaatcaataaCCAAATGGAAGTGTGTTAAAATGTTCAATGATCTGGCGTTTATCATAAACAATTTGATATTTCTTAGTGAATGGTTTTGTCAATAATTCATGTCTCTTGGTCCTCTGAATCTTATGAGGATAGTTCACGGTAACATCAGgtaattgattaaaaatcattttctcaagaGCATCCATTGTTACAATTTGAGAAGCTCGATGATTTAAAGTCAGTCCTTTCACTTTTTGTACGGTCTTTCCCGTATCGGTTTCGAAGGCATAGTTTTTGGGTCCTCCCGACATGAATTTGGTAATGTGTCCTCCTTCCAATTCATCGGTCCATCCTCCTAAGCTATTGACAATGGTGGGGTTGTAGAGTCCATCGACGTGTTGATAAATGATACTGTCTGTATCGAAATAAAGAACACGCTCTCCTAATTTTTCTAAAGTGTCATACAAATGTAGTCGAGCATGAGCGGTAGTAAAAGCAGCCAAGACCACATTCCCAAAAGGACAGTCTTcgatgaaatcttttttttccacgtaattaattaatatcatatcagaaTCAGGTTTTTTCAAGTTATTCAACAATTCAATTCCTTTGACTTCCAAAGTAGTGTCCTGCAACATTTTAGTAAGTTGTTCTTGTTGAGTCAAATATTCAATCTTAGGCAACTGCAAACGCTGAGCAAATTTTCCCCacaaacaatttagaaataACTTTGCAATAGTTCGTCTTActggatttttttcaatttctatggGGTTCAAGACTAATTTCTCCCGCTGATAAATTTCATTCCGATAGATCCGTTGCTGTTCTTCGGTCTCGCATTCAGGGGGATACCCCGAGGCCTCCtgcttgatttttaaaaaggtgtCGATATAAGTTCTAAATAAATCCTGACTTTTTTGAGGAAAATGCCACACTTCGTAGATTTTTTGAATCTCATATCCGCATTCCAAGGCTTTTTGAAGTTCCGTAGTCACCCAGGTTCCAATCAATGAGCGTTCACAAGCAGAATGCTGGCAGCGATAAGAAGGATCTTGAAAACCCTCTTGAGCACAGGTACGACATAATGGAAAGAGCAGCTTTCCACCAGTACGATAAGGCAACACAGGATGATACAATCCTCGAGGGGGTAATACCTGGCACTGAATCAGTCCGAAATAACTATGAACGTCCTGAAAATCCTTCGTGATGATTTCTGGATGCCCCATGGGAAAGGGTCTATACTTTAAAACAAAGGGATATAAAGAACAGACATCCACGTATCTCATATGCCCCTCAGTACAATACAATCGCGTAGCATTTGTTCGCCCTCCGTACAAAGCTTGACGAGGATTCAAGGGGTCTTGAAAGTCCAAATTTTCCATAAAGCGCTGCATGTCaatgttgtttttcatttccttatCGAAATCATGCTCCCATATGCTCACTACGTGATATCCTTTTTCCTTTAGAAAATGTTCTCGCCTTAGGGTCTCTTCGTACAGCCCGCCGTAGGTGCAATCCACCCGATGGGGATGATAATTAGCTTCAAGTTCAGGATGGCATATGGGGCACCCATGCCAATAGCACCCGTAAAATTCGTACACGGTGTTAGTATTATCATCGTAACCGTCTACGGTATAGGAACCCACTTGAATCTCTCCCCCATTCTTTGCATGCTGAATAAATTTACCCTCTCGACTCATCCAGGCTACCCATCGACAGGCTTTCATGGAAAATTGTCGAGCCGGATCGTACCCCATGTTAGGAATAATGGCAATACTGTCTTGGGGCATAAAGCCTCTACGGTAGGCCAAATTTGCAGTGCTAGCAAATGTAATGGCTTCCTGAAAGGGGTTCACCTGTACCAAATTTTCTATAGTCTTTCTAAAATGAGCACAACATCGCTGTAAAATATCAACATCGGATATGCAATAGgccaaaaattccttttgaaaatcaaacagTTTCCCTTCCTTTTGCTGGTACCATTGATAAAATGCTTTACGCCCAGAAGAGCTCATGTCGTCAGGATTATAGAAGGAAGGAGGCGGGTAGGGACCCACATAATTTTGATTCCGTTCAGTATtgaaaaaatgaggaaaatatccTTTTTTAAGTTCTTCAAATCCAAAGGCAGAGGGCATTTTAGATAAGGCAAAAGGCAAATAGTTGTAAGAATCTATAAACTTTAATCCCAGAACTTGCATGGATAAAATCTTAGTTCCATTCATGATCACCGTGGGAGTGACACAAGAAGTGTGTACCAAGTAATTCAAAATGAACTGTCCGTCGTATCCCTTAAAATTGTGAGCAATCACGATAGCATCCTTATGCAAAAGCAGACATTGGTTTTTTTGAGTGGGGTGAGTTTGAGACTGAAAAAGCCATTCCATAAATTGAGTTAAGGTGTCAGAACCCCTAAACAGATGTCTTCGACCCCCTAAGAAATCACAATGAGAACAAGTTTGGTCCACAGGTAGGTGATCGCAATGTTGACAGACTCGATGAGCCACACAGAGATTAGGAACATGGATTCCATTTTCTTGAGTACACTCGAAATCGAAATAAATATACAGCTGAAGTTGCTTTCCTTCTTTAGGAACAGATTTCACTTGAACAAAACATTGATGTTCTCTGTCTACCATTTTCCTACAAATCCTGCACCATTTATTTTGCCCACATTTATGATGTGCTAACAATTTTTTACTCATCCAAGTCTGACAATCAGGGCATCGATCCATTAAACTACATACATTCGCATCTGTTTTATTACTGTAGGGTTGCAAATGTCTCTGATAACAATTCCTACTTTTAAAATATCCATTACATTGAGAACAATGTATGCTACTACCATCAGCAGGACAAGGACAATCGGCCAAACAAAAAGAACAAAGGTGGGGACATTTCACTCTATGATCTTCGATGTGAGCATATCCAACATCGCAATAGTTGCAATAATAAGGGTTTTCAGTCAAGCCGGGCATGGACAAGATGGTGTCGTAATGATCTTTATCCAGCAAAATGTTCAAACAAACTCCATCTCCCTTTCCTCTGTACATGACCTCCAACTTCAATCTAGAACAtgctttaaattgaaatattttaaggcGATATTCAGGAGCTAGGATATTTTGTAACTTGTCCCATTCTGCGGGTCCACAAGGTAAATCAGGATCACAGTTGGCTAATTTCATCAATTCCAAAGCTTCCTTTTTCTGCTGAGGAGAAAGTACATCAATTCGTTTAATGCGATCccacttttttttccattctcCCAACTTCACATTATCCTGAGGTTTTTGGCTGTGTAACCGAGCTACGACAATAGCTCTTGGGAGACAAAGAGAATCatttccattttcaatttttaataaagatctCTTCCTTCTTTTGAACATGACTTTGTTGGAATGTAAATGTTTTGCAGATTGCCCACCACTCCCTTGAGGATATTTCAcatgaaacaattcaaattcaGCAGACCCATCCGTAATGGTAAATTCTTTCTTAGACTGTTGAACACCTTCAATCTTACTTAAAATTGTactttcatttaaattcttGGACTGGGTAAATTCGTACCAAACATCAGAATCGAGAGAGGGGTGTCGAATATTCAACCGCAAATAATCGTTAGGATTACACTGCATCCTTTCTTTTACTTCTTTCAACATTTGACTTAATAATCTCCGAACAAAATTACTGTCTGAAGGCAAAGCACGAAAATTaacagtgtaaacattttgttttactttaaattttctaGACTTGCGTCCCCTATCTAACCTGATCTTATAAAAATCAGATACAACTTTTCTTTTGCCATTTTTAACAACTTCTTTTTTATTAGGTTTTAATTCTTTTCTACTTCTTTTCtctttcaattcttttaattgTTGTTGAATTCTTCTTCTTTTGTGCCTTAAAAGAagcaattgattttttaaaatactttcttttacATTCATCCCACTCATCTCCTTTTCTCCTGATAAACAGAAATGATCAATTCTTAGAAAGCCTATGGTATATATCTTCTGTAACAGATTAATTGGTAAAAAGGAAAAACCAATGACGTCATTGGAAAAACCAAAACTCTATTTCCCATTTGACGTCATTGGAAAAACCCAAAGCTCTTACTCCCCAGTGGAAATCCCCATGACGTCATTGGAATTTCCAGAAATAAGGTCATAAAAAGAGAGCATCTACCAACGGTCAGGCATTCACAATCGAAATGGCTTCAGGCGATGAAGACAGAAAAATGGACGTCACAGAAGAAAAAGGAGAGAGCATTCCGCCAAAAGAGGTTAGCAacgatttaaaacattttgaaaatacctGCTGGGAGAACTACcgattaaaacaaaatgaccTATGGGATCAGTACGTAGAAACAGCATGGAAAGTGTACCAAGAAAAATACgtagaaaaagcaaaacaaacgCACGAAGAATTGCAGGAAAAACTAAAGGATGAATACAGAAAAAAGGGATACAATGTCAAAAGTGTGGGACCCCCAATACCGTTTGAGGACTACAAAAAAGACATGAGAAAACTCGGATACAAATTGGTAAACCCCTGCAAACATGACAAAAATAGATGGCAGAGAATTGAATTGAGTCCAGAAGAAAGAGAAGCAGaccaaaaagaagaagaaatggAGGCAGCTCAAAAAGCAGAGGAAATAGAAGAAGCTCTAAAAGCAGAAGAAATGGAAATAGCTAGAAAAGCAGAAGAAATCAAAGCTGCTAGATTTCCAACTCGACCATGTTCAAACCCTCCCAAACCATTAGGATTCTCTGCACTAATGCCTCAAAATGACAGTGGATTCTTTCCCTTCAAAATCAGAGATTTACCTAAACGTCCGAAATACTCCATTCCCACTCCATGGGGAGAATGGGAAACAGGAAAAGAAAGAGTGGAACGtctaaaacaagaaaaaaaggaaGACGAAGATTTCAAAAAACAACTGAATATCCAATTTCGTAGAAGAGTAAGAGACAACCCTCATATCAATTTCTCAACCGACAACTTTGGAAGTGGGAAACACATCAAAAACATAGATGAAAAGGTAAAAGACCTGCTTGAGGATCCACATTATCCAGAGGCCAAATTCAACAGTCTGAAATGCGAGACACTCTTAGTATCCAATGAACTAGACGATACGAGAAAAGAACTGGAAGACACCAAAAAAGAACTGGAGGACACCAAAAAGAAACTGACTGAATTGCCTGAATTTAAAGAACAAAGCAAAATGATACTTGAAGGATACAAAAAAGAACTAGAAGAAATCAGTAAAGAACTAGAGGACATCAAAGAAGAAA
This genomic interval carries:
- the LOC117687451 gene encoding DNA ligase 1-like, whose amino-acid sequence is MASGDEDRKMDVTEEKGESIPPKEVSNDLKHFENTCWENYRLKQNDLWDQYVETAWKVYQEKYVEKAKQTHEELQEKLKDEYRKKGYNVKSVGPPIPFEDYKKDMRKLGYKLVNPCKHDKNRWQRIELSPEEREADQKEEEMEAAQKAEEIEEALKAEEMEIARKAEEIKAARFPTRPCSNPPKPLGFSALMPQNDSGFFPFKIRDLPKRPKYSIPTPWGEWETGKERVERLKQEKKEDEDFKKQLNIQFRRRVRDNPHINFSTDNFGSGKHIKNIDEKVKDLLEDPHYPEAKFNSLKCETLLVSNELDDTRKELEDTKKELEDTKKKLTELPEFKEQSKMILEGYKKELEEISKELEDIKEEIQKAKEEEEKKEKKENLKSKMEEFLSNIKLDPAEYIVPLFEKPPGTRMDWMKSDASRATWSFYIKPEQAKNDKFKAMRLLLSEYCHKFCLVENGVTHNINGEFQLKKPMNIKGLTDLLGPNIYINGGPKELTTENWSMAAKFDQKDYFNISFTDETKGTISKFNIGNKPKPVVCRLKQRSRATAGEMSSDKPKKEEEKPQPEERKPQTEEKMEDKMETEVKMEDKMETEVKMEEDEAEIHMEENEEEVISEFHIK
- the LOC117687452 gene encoding uncharacterized protein, coding for MGYDPARQFSMKACRWVAWMSREGKFIQHAKNGGEIQVGSYTVDGYDDNTNTVYEFYGCYWHGCPICHPELEANYHPHRVDCTYGGLYEETLRREHFLKEKGYHVVSIWEHDFDKEMKNNIDMQRFMENLDFQDPLNPRQALYGGRTNATRLYCTEGHMRYVDVCSLYPFVLKYRPFPMGHPEIITKDFQDVHSYFGLIQCQVLPPRGLYHPVLPYRTGGKLLFPLCRTCAQEGFQDPSYRCQHSACERSLIGTWVTTELQKALECGYEIQKIYEVWHFPQKSQDLFRTYIDTFLKIKQEASGYPPECETEEQQRIYRNEIYQREKLVLNPIEIEKNPVRRTIAKLFLNCLWGKFAQRLQLPKIEYLTQQEQLTKMLQDTTLEVKGIELLNNLKKPDSDMILINYVEKKDFIEDCPFGNVVLAAFTTAHARLHLYDTLEKLGERVLYFDTDSIIYQHVDGLYNPTIVNSLGGWTDELEGGHITKFMSGGPKNYAFETDTGKTVQKVKGLTLNHRASQIVTMDALEKMIFNQLPDVTVNYPHKIQRTKRHELLTKPFTKKYQIVYDKRQIIEHFNTLPFGY